One window of the Silurus meridionalis isolate SWU-2019-XX chromosome 24, ASM1480568v1, whole genome shotgun sequence genome contains the following:
- the etaa1a gene encoding ewing's tumor-associated antigen 1 isoform X1: MNRGRKTCTWTPEEDTREQPGLLAITQNRTKPNRLKRSPRTSQTQKSDIIHFRSEEDFKTPTRVQKVGFRTPVTDESPNNDEFQHEIIWDPTSPWTPVRTGRGRRRAAVFKSVDIADIANRIAPKSKRPEAAESSLLQWIGDTAIPCTPEIRESRMKPKPTRQNPVDDLLKLAKQFDFNMIQQEEAQNSMKMHEDQDLFSDEIDLPASPQTHSEAEKPPPDLEDQTVIGDPLDDDLDLLFEGSTQTVSNLSQGFSTCSHDVDKCALQFGVNRANTDSVKTPGVTRVGGASDLSKVMQVADDFDDDWNNDDLLDDSLVMAMTQNPELFSVPQHSSTQKQTNKNDSSSNIVPPQNGYEETNSGEAQRFSQRLESFQNGQCWNKTTRSARKVEFHAPNSSGTGMSKVLLPGKVLSIVPGSHGVSTTTSQLKKPMEIQPWKVQPTVPIPSFSRLDSPRSGHSATKLAVPTLKINAVSEEKKNHVTPEDDVLTDFASEDLDSIFASDDIWEDGAEDDDALFSEACEKVEDIMTEQEPPREAPILKPTPQSSQCTTDKRENVVFQPSSSNAQVYARCPAPSSTAVLPGARFNNTSAMDSRMMKSSESRYKFSHFKSTTRTESPTCTAASEVCKSATATTVQLYRRIRDDHQFPKPNSSLNVGPAVSKDHGKWNFKLWGHHQKCPIWTPLSTERCYSHSNPNASKVAVTRCSDSEIEKKKQQAMERRRLRLLANQNL; encoded by the exons ATGAACCGAGGGAGGAAGACCTGCACCTGGACGCCGGAGGAGGACACCCGTGAGCAGCCTGGACTACTGGCAATTACACAGAATAGAACAAAACCAAACAGACTGAAGAGAAGTCCGAGAACCAGTCAGACCCAGAAATCAGATATTATTCACTTTAGATCGGAAGAAG ATTTCAAAACACCAACCCGTGTCCAGAAGGTGGGGTTCAGGACTCCCGTTACGGACGAGTCCCCAAATAATGATGAGTTCCAGCATGAAATCATCTGGGATCCAACATCTCCCTGGACTCCTGTCAGAACCG GACGGGGCCGGAGGAGGGCCGCTGTTTTTAAATCGGTGGACATTGCAGACATCGCCAACAGGATAGCTCCAAAG AGCAAGAGGCCGGAGGCGGCAGAGTCTTCTTTGCTGCAGTGGATTGGGGACACGGCCATTCCATGCACCCCGGAAATCCGAGAGTCCAGGATGAAGCCCAAACCAACAAG ACAAAACCCTGTGGATGACTTGCTGAAGTTAGCAAAACAGTTTGACTTCAACATGATCCAACAGGAGGAAGCTCAGAACTCTATGAAAATGCATGAAGACCAGGATCTGTTTTCTGATGAGATCGACCTCCCAGCTTCACCACAGACTCACTCTGAAGCGGAGAAGCCACCACCGGATTTGGAGGACCAAACGGTCATTGGTGATCCTCTGGACGATGATCTGGATTTGCTTTTTGAGGGGTCGACACAGACGGTCAGCAACCTGAGCCAGGGTTTCAGCACATGTTCTCATGACGTGGATAAATGCGCTCTACAGTTTGGTGTGAATCGAGCGAATACAGACTCGGTAAAGACGCCTGGTGTCACTCGAGTGGGTGGAGCGTCTGATTTAAGCAAAGTCATGCAAGTAGCTGACGATTTTGATGACGATTGGAACAATGACGATTTGCTGGACGACTCGCTGGTGATGGCGATGACTCAAAACCCGGAACTGTTCTCTGTGCCTCAGCACAGCTCGACACAGAAGCAGACGAACAAAAATGACAGCTCATCAAACattgttcctcctcagaacggTTATGAAGAAACGAACTCTGGAGAAGCGCAAAGGTTCTCCCAAAGACTTGAGAGCTTTCAGAATGGCCAATGTTGGAACAAGACTACACGAAGTGCAAGGAAAGTTGAATTTCATGCGCCAAACAGTTCAGGAACTGGTATGTCGAAGGTTCTTCTTCCCGGTAAAGTTTTATCAATAGTTCCTGGTTCCCATGGTGTATCTACAACTACTTCTCAGCTCAAGAAACCAATGGAAATCCAACCATGGAAGGTTCAACCCACAGTTCCAATTCCTTCCTTTTCCAGATTGGACTCTCCTAGATCTGGTCACTCGGCCACCAAGCTCGCCGTTCCTACGCTGAAGATCAATGCAGTTAGTGAGGAGAAGAAAAACCACGTAACCCCGGAGGATGATGTCCTCACTGACTTCGCATCAGAGGACCTGGATTCCATCTTTGCATCGGACGACATCTGGGAAGACGGGGCAGAAGATGATGATGCTTTGTTCTCGGAAGCCTGCGAGAAAGTGGAAGATATCATGACTGAACAGGAACCTCCTCGAGAAGCGCCCATATTAAAACCAACACCGCAGAGCAGTCAGTGCACCACTGATAAACGTGAGAACGTGGTTTTTCAGCCCTCTTCGTCCAACGCTCAGGTTTATGCCCGCTGTCCAGCGCCATCGAGTACGGCAGTTCTTCCTGGAGCACGTTTCAATAACACTTCAGCAATGGACAGCAGAATGATGAAGTCATCAGAGAGCAGGTATAAATTCAGCCATTTTAAAAGCACTACGAGAACAGAAAGTCCCACCTGCACTGCAGCTAGCGAGGTTTGTAAGAGCGCCACGGCAACCACCGTCCAATTATATCGAAGAATTCGAGATGACCATCAGTTCCCAAAGCCTAATAGCAGCTTAAACGTTGGACCAGCTGTTTCTAAAG ATCATGGAAAGTGGAACTTCAAGCTATGGGGCCACCACCAGAAATGTCCAATTTGGACTCCTCTGTCCACAGAACGTTGTTATTCACACTCCAATCCTA ATGCGAGCAAAGTGGCGGTGACGAGATGCAGCGACTCTGAGATcgagaagaagaagcagcaggcCATGGAGAGGCGGAGACTCCGATTGCTGGCCAATCAGAACCTCTGA
- the etaa1a gene encoding ewing's tumor-associated antigen 1 isoform X2 — protein sequence MNRGRKTCTWTPEEDTREQPGLLAITQNRTKPNRLKRSPRTSQTQKSDIIHFRSEEDFKTPTRVQKVGFRTPVTDESPNNDEFQHEIIWDPTSPWTPVRTGRGRRRAAVFKSVDIADIANRIAPKSKRPEAAESSLLQWIGDTAIPCTPEIRESRMKPKPTRQNPVDDLLKLAKQFDFNMIQQEEAQNSMKMHEDQDLFSDEIDLPASPQTHSEAEKPPPDLEDQTVIGDPLDDDLDLLFEGSTQTVSNLSQGFSTCSHDVDKCALQFGVNRANTDSVKTPGVTRVGGASDLSKVMQVADDFDDDWNNDDLLDDSLVMAMTQNPELFSVPQHSSTQKQTNKNDSSSNIVPPQNGYEETNSGEAQRFSQRLESFQNGQCWNKTTRSARKVEFHAPNSSGTGMSKVLLPGKVLSIVPGSHGVSTTTSQLKKPMEIQPWKVQPTVPIPSFSRLDSPRSGHSATKLAVPTLKINAVSEEKKNHVTPEDDVLTDFASEDLDSIFASDDIWEDGAEDDDALFSEACEKVEDIMTEQEPPREAPILKPTPQSSQCTTDKRENVVFQPSSSNAQVYARCPAPSSTAVLPGARFNNTSAMDSRMMKSSESRYKFSHFKSTTRTESPTCTAASEVCKSATATTVQLYRRIRDDHQFPKPNSSLNVGPAVSKDASKVAVTRCSDSEIEKKKQQAMERRRLRLLANQNL from the exons ATGAACCGAGGGAGGAAGACCTGCACCTGGACGCCGGAGGAGGACACCCGTGAGCAGCCTGGACTACTGGCAATTACACAGAATAGAACAAAACCAAACAGACTGAAGAGAAGTCCGAGAACCAGTCAGACCCAGAAATCAGATATTATTCACTTTAGATCGGAAGAAG ATTTCAAAACACCAACCCGTGTCCAGAAGGTGGGGTTCAGGACTCCCGTTACGGACGAGTCCCCAAATAATGATGAGTTCCAGCATGAAATCATCTGGGATCCAACATCTCCCTGGACTCCTGTCAGAACCG GACGGGGCCGGAGGAGGGCCGCTGTTTTTAAATCGGTGGACATTGCAGACATCGCCAACAGGATAGCTCCAAAG AGCAAGAGGCCGGAGGCGGCAGAGTCTTCTTTGCTGCAGTGGATTGGGGACACGGCCATTCCATGCACCCCGGAAATCCGAGAGTCCAGGATGAAGCCCAAACCAACAAG ACAAAACCCTGTGGATGACTTGCTGAAGTTAGCAAAACAGTTTGACTTCAACATGATCCAACAGGAGGAAGCTCAGAACTCTATGAAAATGCATGAAGACCAGGATCTGTTTTCTGATGAGATCGACCTCCCAGCTTCACCACAGACTCACTCTGAAGCGGAGAAGCCACCACCGGATTTGGAGGACCAAACGGTCATTGGTGATCCTCTGGACGATGATCTGGATTTGCTTTTTGAGGGGTCGACACAGACGGTCAGCAACCTGAGCCAGGGTTTCAGCACATGTTCTCATGACGTGGATAAATGCGCTCTACAGTTTGGTGTGAATCGAGCGAATACAGACTCGGTAAAGACGCCTGGTGTCACTCGAGTGGGTGGAGCGTCTGATTTAAGCAAAGTCATGCAAGTAGCTGACGATTTTGATGACGATTGGAACAATGACGATTTGCTGGACGACTCGCTGGTGATGGCGATGACTCAAAACCCGGAACTGTTCTCTGTGCCTCAGCACAGCTCGACACAGAAGCAGACGAACAAAAATGACAGCTCATCAAACattgttcctcctcagaacggTTATGAAGAAACGAACTCTGGAGAAGCGCAAAGGTTCTCCCAAAGACTTGAGAGCTTTCAGAATGGCCAATGTTGGAACAAGACTACACGAAGTGCAAGGAAAGTTGAATTTCATGCGCCAAACAGTTCAGGAACTGGTATGTCGAAGGTTCTTCTTCCCGGTAAAGTTTTATCAATAGTTCCTGGTTCCCATGGTGTATCTACAACTACTTCTCAGCTCAAGAAACCAATGGAAATCCAACCATGGAAGGTTCAACCCACAGTTCCAATTCCTTCCTTTTCCAGATTGGACTCTCCTAGATCTGGTCACTCGGCCACCAAGCTCGCCGTTCCTACGCTGAAGATCAATGCAGTTAGTGAGGAGAAGAAAAACCACGTAACCCCGGAGGATGATGTCCTCACTGACTTCGCATCAGAGGACCTGGATTCCATCTTTGCATCGGACGACATCTGGGAAGACGGGGCAGAAGATGATGATGCTTTGTTCTCGGAAGCCTGCGAGAAAGTGGAAGATATCATGACTGAACAGGAACCTCCTCGAGAAGCGCCCATATTAAAACCAACACCGCAGAGCAGTCAGTGCACCACTGATAAACGTGAGAACGTGGTTTTTCAGCCCTCTTCGTCCAACGCTCAGGTTTATGCCCGCTGTCCAGCGCCATCGAGTACGGCAGTTCTTCCTGGAGCACGTTTCAATAACACTTCAGCAATGGACAGCAGAATGATGAAGTCATCAGAGAGCAGGTATAAATTCAGCCATTTTAAAAGCACTACGAGAACAGAAAGTCCCACCTGCACTGCAGCTAGCGAGGTTTGTAAGAGCGCCACGGCAACCACCGTCCAATTATATCGAAGAATTCGAGATGACCATCAGTTCCCAAAGCCTAATAGCAGCTTAAACGTTGGACCAGCTGTTTCTAAAG ATGCGAGCAAAGTGGCGGTGACGAGATGCAGCGACTCTGAGATcgagaagaagaagcagcaggcCATGGAGAGGCGGAGACTCCGATTGCTGGCCAATCAGAACCTCTGA